A single genomic interval of Noviherbaspirillum cavernae harbors:
- a CDS encoding type II secretion system protein N, whose protein sequence is MRRVVLWLLAGIISVGVTVIAFCPASWMATAVEAQTGGRLTLGDAQGTLWRGSAFIGGAPGGTDPVTPLLPGRFSWRLSPLVMLGQVDAELENPAALSQPVKVTGSWYQWQVSPAEVVLPAERLAGLGAPLNTIQPSGRMRLSWNPLQVAREGRQIAITGTATLQMDDIASRLSPIKPLGAYRLIMDWRGQQAQLALTTVRGPMLLSGSGVLKNGRLQFSGKAEAEEGQEEKLANLLNLLGQRRREGGKNVIALEFK, encoded by the coding sequence GTGCGCCGCGTCGTGTTATGGTTGCTTGCAGGAATCATCAGTGTCGGCGTGACCGTCATCGCATTCTGCCCGGCGTCGTGGATGGCGACAGCGGTCGAGGCGCAGACCGGCGGCCGGCTGACACTGGGCGATGCGCAAGGCACCCTGTGGCGCGGTTCGGCCTTCATCGGCGGCGCGCCAGGCGGGACCGATCCGGTGACGCCACTCTTGCCGGGACGTTTTTCCTGGCGCCTGTCGCCGCTGGTGATGCTGGGCCAGGTGGACGCGGAGTTGGAGAATCCCGCGGCCCTGTCGCAGCCGGTCAAGGTGACGGGCAGCTGGTATCAGTGGCAGGTCAGTCCGGCCGAGGTCGTGCTGCCGGCGGAACGGCTGGCGGGATTGGGCGCGCCGCTGAACACGATACAGCCCTCGGGCCGCATGCGCCTGTCGTGGAACCCGCTGCAGGTCGCGCGGGAGGGACGGCAGATTGCGATCACCGGCACGGCGACGCTGCAGATGGATGATATTGCCTCGCGTCTGTCTCCGATCAAGCCGCTCGGCGCTTATCGGTTGATAATGGATTGGCGGGGCCAGCAGGCTCAACTGGCCCTGACGACCGTCAGGGGGCCGATGCTCCTGAGCGGATCCGGCGTGCTGAAGAACGGACGATTGCAGTTTTCGGGGAAAGCGGAGGCGGAGGAAGGGCAGGAAGAAAAGCTGGCAAATCTGTTGAATTTGCTCGGGCAACGCCGCAGGGAAGGCGGCAAGAATGTTATCGCGCTAGAGTTCAAATAA
- the gspD gene encoding type II secretion system secretin GspD, whose translation MCAVAGAQPAFAQDPATNQATLNFVGADIESVVKAIGHYTRTTFIIDPRVKGTINLVSEKPVNKEQAFQMLTSALRLQGFAVVRSDGYTKVVPEADAKLQAGPPSATDVRGDQIATQIFRLNYENAANLVPVLRPLISPNNTINANPGNNSIVITDYADNLKRMARIIASLDSPASAELDVVPIRYAVASDIAAMVNRMMESGPAAAGAAADAGRISLLADSRTNSVLVRAPSLARANLAKSLVAKLDQPTAQPGNVHVVYLRNADAVRLAQTLRAVVAAESTSTQQGTTPQPTQPQSALQQNQGQQGSTLGGGTMSQTSTQTPAALPAGGAGGFIQADPATNTLIITASEAVYRNLRAVIDQLDSRRAQVYVESLIVEVAAAKAAEFGIQWLGLSGNDSSAYRVGGGQVFSTGGNNLIAQLISRRSSTPTLLPPGNGLTLGIFRQINGDLTLGALARALETDAGANILSVPNLITLDNEEARIIVGQNVPFITGQYTTAASAGAAGVNPFQTIERRDVGLALRVRPQISEGGTIKLQIYQETSNVTDTSNPAGIITSKRSIESNVLVDDGNVIVLGGLIEDRLTDNEEKVPGLGDLPVLGGLFKYQTRKREKTNLLVFLRPTVIRTAEQSAGVVADRYDYIRGVQINQQPARNVMLPDPDVPVIPPLLDGRPTGGPMLNLPPRNPGGVQPIPPATVPAPMQIPEQNRQQ comes from the coding sequence ATGTGCGCCGTCGCCGGCGCGCAACCGGCGTTCGCGCAGGACCCTGCGACCAATCAAGCGACGCTGAATTTCGTCGGCGCCGACATCGAATCGGTCGTCAAGGCGATCGGCCACTACACCAGGACGACCTTCATCATCGATCCGCGCGTCAAGGGCACCATCAACCTGGTGTCGGAAAAGCCGGTCAACAAGGAACAGGCCTTCCAGATGCTGACGTCGGCCTTGCGCCTGCAAGGCTTCGCGGTGGTGCGCTCCGACGGCTACACGAAAGTCGTGCCGGAAGCCGACGCCAAACTGCAGGCCGGTCCGCCGTCCGCCACCGACGTGCGCGGCGACCAGATCGCCACTCAGATCTTCCGCCTGAATTACGAGAACGCGGCCAACCTGGTGCCAGTGCTGCGTCCGCTGATCTCGCCCAACAACACGATCAACGCCAACCCCGGCAACAACAGCATCGTCATCACCGATTACGCCGACAATCTGAAGCGCATGGCGCGCATCATCGCCTCGCTCGATTCGCCGGCCTCGGCCGAACTCGACGTCGTGCCGATCCGCTATGCGGTCGCAAGCGACATCGCCGCCATGGTCAATCGCATGATGGAGTCCGGACCTGCCGCCGCTGGTGCCGCCGCCGATGCCGGCCGCATCAGTCTGCTGGCCGACTCGAGGACCAATTCCGTGCTGGTGCGCGCACCATCGCTGGCGCGCGCGAATCTGGCGAAGTCGCTGGTTGCCAAGCTCGATCAGCCGACCGCGCAGCCCGGCAACGTGCACGTGGTGTATCTGCGCAATGCCGACGCCGTGCGGCTTGCGCAAACGCTGCGCGCCGTGGTCGCGGCGGAGAGCACGTCGACGCAACAGGGCACGACGCCCCAGCCGACGCAGCCGCAATCGGCCCTGCAGCAGAACCAGGGCCAGCAGGGCTCGACACTGGGCGGCGGCACCATGTCGCAGACCTCGACGCAAACCCCGGCCGCACTCCCGGCCGGCGGCGCAGGCGGCTTCATCCAGGCCGACCCGGCCACCAATACCCTGATCATTACCGCCAGCGAAGCGGTCTACCGCAACCTGCGCGCCGTTATCGATCAGCTCGATTCGCGCCGTGCACAGGTGTATGTCGAGTCGCTGATCGTGGAAGTCGCGGCAGCCAAGGCGGCCGAATTCGGCATCCAGTGGCTCGGCCTGTCCGGCAACGATTCCAGTGCGTATCGGGTCGGTGGCGGCCAGGTGTTTTCAACAGGCGGCAACAATCTGATCGCCCAGCTCATTTCCAGAAGATCCAGTACACCTACACTGCTGCCGCCCGGCAACGGCTTGACGCTCGGCATATTCCGCCAGATCAACGGCGATCTGACGCTGGGGGCCTTGGCGCGTGCGCTGGAAACCGATGCCGGCGCCAACATCCTGTCGGTGCCGAACCTGATCACGCTCGATAACGAAGAAGCAAGAATCATTGTCGGCCAGAACGTTCCATTCATTACCGGCCAGTACACCACGGCGGCATCCGCCGGCGCGGCCGGCGTCAATCCATTCCAGACCATCGAACGGCGCGATGTCGGCCTTGCCCTGCGCGTGCGCCCGCAGATTTCCGAAGGCGGCACGATCAAACTCCAGATTTACCAGGAAACTTCGAACGTGACAGACACGTCTAATCCTGCGGGGATCATCACCAGCAAGCGCTCGATCGAATCCAATGTATTGGTCGATGACGGCAATGTGATCGTGCTCGGCGGACTGATTGAAGACCGGCTGACCGATAACGAGGAGAAAGTCCCTGGCCTGGGTGACCTCCCGGTTCTCGGTGGTCTGTTCAAGTATCAGACGCGCAAGCGCGAGAAGACGAACCTGCTGGTGTTCCTGCGACCGACCGTCATCCGTACCGCAGAGCAAAGCGCTGGCGTGGTCGCCGATCGTTACGATTACATTCGCGGCGTCCAGATCAACCAGCAACCGGCGCGCAACGTGATGCTGCCCGACCCGGACGTGCCGGTCATCCCGCCGCTGCTGGATGGCCGCCCGACGGGCGGTCCGATGTTGAACTTGCCCCCGCGCAACCCGGGCGGCGTGCAACCGATACCGCCGGCAACCGTGCCGGCACCAATGCAGATACCTGAACAGAACAGACAGCAATGA
- the gspE gene encoding type II secretion system ATPase GspE, which translates to MSTVMTDARLLPYAFARDFAVLARRSEAVNNAVEVWVSEATAPSAIAEVSRRFGRVKLRSLPREELDEAIAKAYAGSGGDAAQVVDEVESDLDLQKLMLDMPAIEDLLESADDAPVIRMINALLTQALREEASDIHIEPFEQISVVRFRIDGNLRDIVRPKKAIHASLISRIKIMAQLDIAEKRLPQDGRITLRVGGKPVDVRVSTLPTGHGERAVLRLLDKEAGRLDLQHLGMSRDVLKQFDHLINQPHGIVLVTGPTGSGKTTTLYAALSRLNAPTSNILTVEDPIEYELAGVGQTQVNARIDMTFAKALRAILRQDPDIIMIGEIRDLETAQIAVQASLTGHLVLATLHTNDSAAAVTRLLDMGIEPFLLSSSLLGVVAQRLVRKLCPECKKFDGHEWHAVGCEKCGQTGYHGRVGVYELLEVTDDIRSQIHDQASEADIRGTAQRHGMRTMREDGERWLADGTTTQAELLRVAKDQ; encoded by the coding sequence ATGAGTACCGTAATGACCGATGCCCGGCTTTTGCCTTACGCCTTCGCGCGCGATTTCGCCGTGCTGGCGCGGCGCAGCGAGGCCGTGAACAATGCGGTCGAAGTCTGGGTGTCGGAGGCGACTGCGCCATCGGCCATCGCCGAAGTCAGCCGCCGTTTCGGTCGCGTCAAGCTGCGCTCGCTGCCGCGCGAGGAACTGGACGAAGCGATCGCGAAAGCCTATGCAGGCTCCGGCGGCGACGCCGCGCAGGTGGTCGATGAAGTCGAATCCGACCTCGATCTGCAGAAACTGATGCTCGACATGCCGGCAATCGAGGATTTGCTGGAGTCGGCCGACGACGCGCCAGTGATCCGCATGATCAACGCCTTGCTCACGCAGGCCTTGCGAGAAGAAGCCTCCGATATCCACATCGAACCGTTCGAGCAGATATCGGTCGTGCGTTTTCGCATCGACGGCAACCTGCGCGACATCGTGCGGCCGAAGAAGGCGATTCACGCCTCGCTGATTTCGCGCATCAAGATCATGGCGCAGCTCGACATCGCCGAGAAGCGCCTGCCGCAGGACGGCCGCATTACCTTGCGGGTCGGCGGCAAGCCGGTCGATGTGCGGGTATCGACCTTGCCCACCGGCCACGGCGAGCGCGCGGTGCTGCGTCTCCTGGACAAGGAGGCAGGGCGGCTCGATCTGCAGCATCTGGGCATGAGCCGCGACGTGCTGAAGCAGTTCGACCATCTGATCAATCAGCCGCACGGCATCGTGCTCGTCACCGGTCCGACCGGCTCGGGCAAGACCACCACGCTGTATGCCGCATTGTCGCGGCTCAATGCGCCCACCAGCAACATCCTGACGGTGGAAGATCCGATCGAGTACGAACTGGCCGGTGTGGGACAGACGCAAGTCAATGCGCGCATCGACATGACTTTCGCGAAAGCCCTGCGCGCGATCCTGCGGCAAGACCCCGACATCATCATGATCGGCGAAATCCGCGACCTCGAAACGGCGCAGATCGCGGTGCAGGCATCGCTGACCGGCCACCTCGTGCTTGCCACCCTGCACACCAACGATTCCGCGGCGGCGGTCACGCGCCTGCTCGACATGGGCATCGAGCCGTTCCTGCTGTCGTCCTCCCTGCTCGGCGTGGTGGCGCAGCGCCTCGTCCGCAAGCTGTGCCCGGAGTGCAAGAAATTCGACGGCCACGAATGGCATGCGGTCGGCTGCGAAAAATGCGGTCAGACCGGCTATCACGGCCGGGTCGGCGTGTATGAATTGCTGGAAGTCACCGACGACATCCGTTCGCAAATCCACGATCAGGCATCGGAAGCCGATATCCGTGGCACCGCGCAACGCCATGGCATGAGGACGATGCGCGAAGACGGCGAGCGCTGGCTGGCCGACGGCACCACGACGCAAGCCGAATTGTTGCGTGTCGCCAAGGATCAATAA
- the gspF gene encoding type II secretion system inner membrane protein GspF: MPAFRYEAVDAVGNTKKGVVNADSARAARSDLRSQGMVPIVVDAITAQIDEFGQTRRRAFGDKLSTQELALFTRQLASLLEASLPLEQAFSALLEQAERPYVRDLVASIRAEVMAGASLSDALSQHPRDFADIYRALVASGEQIGQLSRVLSRLADYIERRNALVQKVRLAFTYPAIVTVVAFAIVIFLLAYVVPQIVSVFANTKQKLPLLTVIMLGISDFVRAYGWIVAVIAIGGFFAWRTALKNPDIKYRWHSWLLTAPLYGKFERSLNTSRFASTLAITTGSGVPILRALQTSRDTLSNVAMRDQVEEATNSVREGVSLARALSAHKHFPPMLIHMIRAGEVTGELPAMLERASNAQEQDLERRAMTIAGLLEPALILVMGVVVLLIVLAVLMPIIEINQLVR; this comes from the coding sequence GTGCCAGCATTTCGATACGAAGCCGTCGATGCAGTCGGCAATACCAAAAAGGGCGTGGTCAATGCCGACAGCGCCCGCGCTGCGCGTTCCGACCTGCGCTCGCAGGGCATGGTGCCGATCGTTGTCGATGCGATCACCGCGCAAATCGACGAATTTGGGCAAACCAGACGCCGCGCATTCGGTGACAAGCTTTCCACACAGGAACTTGCGTTGTTCACGCGGCAGCTCGCCAGTCTGCTGGAGGCCAGCCTGCCGCTGGAACAGGCATTTTCCGCGTTGCTGGAACAGGCCGAGCGGCCTTATGTGCGTGACCTCGTCGCCTCGATCCGCGCCGAGGTGATGGCCGGCGCCTCACTGTCGGATGCCTTGTCGCAGCATCCGCGCGACTTCGCCGACATCTATCGCGCGCTGGTGGCGTCGGGCGAGCAGATTGGCCAGTTGTCGCGCGTGCTGTCGCGCCTGGCCGACTACATCGAGCGGCGCAATGCACTGGTGCAGAAGGTCCGGCTCGCCTTCACCTATCCCGCAATCGTGACGGTAGTCGCATTCGCCATCGTGATTTTCCTGCTGGCCTACGTGGTGCCGCAGATCGTGTCGGTATTTGCCAACACCAAGCAGAAGCTGCCGTTGCTGACCGTGATCATGCTGGGCATTTCGGACTTCGTGCGCGCCTATGGCTGGATCGTGGCGGTCATCGCGATCGGCGGATTTTTCGCATGGCGCACCGCGCTCAAGAATCCGGACATCAAATACCGCTGGCACAGCTGGCTGCTGACCGCGCCCCTGTACGGCAAGTTCGAGCGCAGCCTCAACACCTCGCGCTTCGCCAGTACGCTGGCCATCACCACCGGCTCCGGCGTGCCTATCCTGCGCGCATTGCAGACCAGTCGCGATACGCTGTCGAATGTTGCCATGCGCGATCAGGTCGAGGAAGCGACCAACAGCGTGCGCGAAGGCGTGAGCCTGGCGCGCGCATTGTCGGCGCACAAGCATTTCCCGCCCATGCTGATCCACATGATCCGCGCCGGCGAAGTGACCGGCGAATTGCCCGCGATGCTGGAGCGCGCCTCCAACGCGCAGGAGCAGGATCTGGAGCGGCGTGCGATGACGATTGCCGGCTTGCTGGAACCGGCCCTGATTCTCGTGATGGGCGTGGTGGTGCTGCTGATCGTGCTGGCAGTGCTGATGCCGATCATCGAAATCAACCAGTTGGTGCGCTAG
- a CDS encoding type II secretion system protein N: protein MRRWPLVVTFLLFIALCASAAYWAMQLFKPPLRPVAAPPRVAQAEVRTDAAAGLFGGRGGKAAVASNYQLKGVIFSGRPQDSVAILSADGKPPQAIRVDMEVLPGVTVKEVHRDYVLLSDNGVTKRVDLPEDAKAANVATASPLGVVPAPTRPTSMPPAPQPQSSAAPQSTPPQPAPPVAQQPAPPQPAPPQPAPPPAAQAPAPATPVQTAPPTTVVNTPQPAQPAAPAAGAPASPSGSAVFGTQSPPLYSPGRAGGAPQ from the coding sequence ATGAGACGCTGGCCCCTTGTTGTGACTTTCCTGCTGTTCATTGCCTTGTGCGCATCCGCCGCGTACTGGGCGATGCAATTGTTCAAGCCGCCGCTGCGCCCGGTTGCTGCACCGCCGCGTGTCGCGCAGGCCGAGGTCAGGACCGATGCCGCCGCCGGCCTGTTCGGCGGACGCGGCGGCAAGGCGGCCGTTGCCAGCAATTATCAATTGAAAGGCGTGATTTTCTCCGGCCGTCCGCAGGACAGCGTCGCCATCCTCAGCGCAGACGGCAAGCCGCCGCAGGCAATAAGGGTGGATATGGAAGTGTTGCCCGGTGTCACCGTGAAGGAGGTGCATCGCGATTACGTGCTGTTGTCGGACAATGGCGTGACCAAACGCGTCGACTTACCGGAAGATGCCAAGGCGGCGAATGTCGCCACCGCTTCGCCGCTGGGCGTGGTGCCTGCGCCGACTCGGCCGACAAGCATGCCGCCAGCGCCGCAGCCGCAGTCGTCAGCAGCACCCCAATCCACGCCACCGCAACCGGCTCCTCCGGTGGCACAACAGCCTGCGCCGCCGCAACCCGCTCCACCGCAACCGGCCCCGCCGCCCGCGGCGCAAGCCCCGGCCCCGGCTACTCCGGTGCAAACGGCGCCGCCCACGACCGTCGTCAACACTCCCCAGCCGGCGCAACCGGCCGCGCCGGCAGCGGGCGCGCCCGCCAGCCCGTCCGGCAGCGCCGTATTCGGAACGCAATCTCCGCCGCTCTACAGTCCGGGGCGCGCCGGTGGCGCACCGCAATAG
- the hslU gene encoding ATP-dependent protease ATPase subunit HslU, which yields MNMTPQEIVSELDKHVVGQARAKRAVAIALRNRWRRQQVDEPLRHEITPKNILMIGPTGVGKTEIARRLAKLADAPFIKIEATKFTEVGYVGRDVDTIVRDLIDIGIKQTRESEMRKVRTRAEDAAEDRVLDILVPPARDFGFSATPNTPVEGDAQSGNTTRQTFRKRLREGALDDREIEIEIAESGPHMEIMAPPGMEEMTEQIKSMFSGIGGSRKKKRKLKIREAMKLLVEDEAAKLINDDELKQKAIANVEQNGIVFLDEIDKIASRSEVGGADVSRAGVQRDLLPLVEGTTVNTKYGMIKTDHILFIASGAFHLAKPSDLIPELQGRFPIRVELESLSIADFERILTSTDACLTRQYEALLATEDVKMEFTPDGIQRMAEIAYSVNEKTENIGARRLYTVMEKLLEEISFSASDASGRTIAIDAKYVDEKLGALAVNDDLSRYVL from the coding sequence ATGAACATGACACCCCAAGAAATCGTCTCCGAACTCGACAAGCACGTCGTCGGCCAGGCGCGCGCCAAGCGTGCGGTCGCCATCGCATTGCGCAACCGTTGGCGCCGCCAGCAGGTGGACGAACCGTTGCGCCATGAAATCACGCCGAAGAATATCCTGATGATCGGCCCGACCGGCGTCGGCAAGACCGAGATCGCGCGCCGCCTCGCCAAGCTGGCGGATGCGCCGTTCATCAAGATCGAGGCCACCAAGTTCACCGAAGTCGGCTATGTGGGCCGCGACGTCGACACCATCGTGCGCGACCTGATCGACATCGGCATCAAGCAGACGCGCGAAAGCGAAATGCGCAAGGTGAGGACGCGCGCCGAAGATGCGGCGGAAGACCGCGTGCTCGACATCCTCGTGCCGCCGGCGCGCGATTTCGGCTTCAGCGCGACGCCGAACACGCCGGTCGAAGGCGACGCGCAGAGCGGCAACACGACGCGCCAGACTTTCCGCAAACGCCTGCGCGAAGGCGCGCTCGACGACCGCGAGATCGAGATCGAGATCGCGGAGAGCGGACCGCACATGGAGATCATGGCGCCGCCCGGCATGGAGGAAATGACGGAGCAGATCAAGTCGATGTTTTCCGGTATTGGCGGCAGCCGCAAGAAGAAGCGCAAGCTGAAAATCAGGGAAGCAATGAAGCTGCTGGTCGAGGATGAGGCGGCCAAGCTCATCAACGATGACGAACTGAAGCAGAAGGCGATCGCCAATGTCGAGCAGAACGGCATCGTGTTCCTCGACGAGATCGACAAGATCGCGTCGCGTTCCGAAGTCGGTGGTGCGGACGTCTCGCGCGCCGGCGTGCAGCGCGATCTGCTGCCGCTGGTGGAAGGCACCACCGTCAACACCAAGTACGGCATGATCAAGACCGATCACATCCTGTTCATCGCGTCTGGCGCATTCCACCTGGCCAAGCCGTCGGACCTGATCCCGGAACTGCAGGGCCGCTTCCCGATCCGCGTGGAACTCGAGTCGCTGTCGATCGCCGACTTCGAGCGCATCCTGACCAGCACCGACGCATGCCTGACCAGGCAGTACGAGGCGCTGCTGGCGACCGAAGACGTGAAGATGGAATTCACCCCCGACGGCATCCAGCGCATGGCGGAAATCGCGTATTCGGTCAACGAGAAGACCGAAAACATCGGCGCGCGCCGTTTGTACACGGTGATGGAAAAACTGCTGGAGGAAATTTCCTTTTCCGCCAGCGACGCCTCCGGCCGGACGATCGCGATCGATGCAAAGTATGTGGATGAAAAACTGGGGGCACTCGCGGTCAACGACGACCTGTCGCGCTACGTGCTGTGA
- the hslV gene encoding ATP-dependent protease subunit HslV encodes MEQFHGTTILSVRRGNLVALGGDGQVTLGNIVMKGTARKVRKLYQGKVLAGFAGGTADAFTLLERFEGKLEKHQGHLMRASVELAKDWRTDRILRRLEAMLLVADRESTLIITGNGDVLEPEDGVGAIGSGGAYAQSAAKALQENTDLPAAEIVKKALTIAGELCIYTNLSHTIETLE; translated from the coding sequence ATGGAACAATTTCACGGCACAACTATTTTGTCGGTGCGACGCGGCAATCTTGTCGCGCTCGGCGGCGATGGTCAGGTAACGCTCGGCAATATCGTGATGAAGGGCACCGCGCGCAAGGTGCGCAAGCTGTATCAAGGCAAGGTACTGGCCGGCTTCGCCGGTGGCACGGCCGATGCATTCACCTTGCTCGAACGCTTCGAGGGCAAGCTGGAAAAGCATCAGGGCCATTTGATGCGCGCCTCGGTGGAACTCGCCAAGGATTGGCGCACCGACCGCATCCTGCGGCGGCTGGAAGCGATGCTGCTGGTGGCTGACCGCGAATCGACGCTGATCATCACCGGCAACGGCGATGTGCTGGAGCCGGAAGACGGCGTCGGCGCAATCGGTTCGGGAGGCGCGTATGCGCAATCGGCCGCCAAGGCCTTGCAGGAAAACACCGATCTTCCGGCGGCCGAAATCGTGAAGAAGGCGCTCACGATCGCCGGCGAATTGTGCATCTACACCAACCTGTCGCACACCATCGAAACCCTGGAATAA
- a CDS encoding TonB-dependent receptor yields the protein MNIFKSRIRNFMFGRIDGAMVDAEGSIDPAAEFRQLLWSQANATIRGGEAEISYNLHGEGLSLRGFADTSRGVLDNAGDLPLQPANRVGIDAGDKRGVWRSGVSVLRALQQDRLATFETTVTPAYTQLDANLSWTQRIGTTRLTWFAIAKNLLNEDIRLATSVIKSVAPQPGRSLIIGMRTRF from the coding sequence ATGAATATTTTTAAGAGCCGTATCAGGAATTTCATGTTTGGCCGCATCGACGGCGCTATGGTCGATGCCGAAGGCAGCATCGATCCGGCGGCCGAATTCCGGCAGCTGCTCTGGTCGCAGGCCAACGCGACGATACGCGGCGGCGAAGCCGAAATCAGCTACAACCTGCACGGCGAAGGCCTGTCTTTGCGCGGCTTTGCCGACACCTCGCGCGGCGTGCTCGATAACGCAGGCGACCTGCCGTTGCAGCCGGCCAACCGCGTCGGCATCGATGCCGGCGACAAGCGCGGCGTGTGGCGCAGCGGCGTATCCGTATTGCGTGCGCTGCAACAGGACCGTCTCGCGACGTTCGAGACAACGGTCACGCCCGCATATACGCAACTCGATGCCAATCTGTCCTGGACGCAGCGCATAGGCACGACGCGGCTGACCTGGTTTGCGATTGCGAAGAATCTGCTGAACGAGGACATCCGGCTGGCGACGTCCGTTATCAAGAGTGTTGCGCCGCAACCAGGAAGGAGTCTGATCATCGGGATGCGCACACGGTTCTAA
- a CDS encoding ATP-binding cassette domain-containing protein, translated as MSQGQQQRVAIARVLFNKPQLLLADEQTAEKSFIDLTQTRFDIDGLVNRPLSMFDSFRFKLGATDYKHTEKTEDGTPATDFANKALETRWELTHAPLAGWHGSFGVQTAQNRFSALSAEAGKADTVPITKSISTAGFLVEERDYGSNQSSARRKRITCRSARSI; from the coding sequence TTGAGTCAGGGCCAGCAGCAGCGCGTCGCGATTGCACGCGTGCTCTTCAACAAGCCGCAGCTGTTGCTGGCTGATGAACAGACCGCCGAGAAATCCTTCATCGACCTGACGCAAACCCGGTTCGATATCGATGGTCTGGTCAACCGGCCGCTCTCCATGTTCGACAGTTTCAGGTTCAAGCTCGGCGCGACCGACTACAAGCACACGGAGAAAACCGAAGACGGCACGCCGGCCACCGACTTCGCCAACAAGGCGCTCGAAACGCGCTGGGAACTGACGCACGCACCGCTGGCGGGATGGCACGGCTCGTTCGGCGTGCAGACGGCGCAGAACCGGTTCTCGGCACTGTCGGCAGAAGCCGGAAAGGCCGACACCGTGCCCATCACAAAATCAATATCGACGGCGGGCTTCCTGGTCGAGGAACGGGATTACGGCTCGAATCAGTCAAGCGCACGCCGCAAGCGGATAACGTGCCGCAGCGCTCGTTCGATCTGA
- the dksA gene encoding RNA polymerase-binding protein DksA, whose amino-acid sequence MNATVTRSATKSAAAKGAGKLATKAVVPPTAKTPAKTVQPSKETSGKTATTATKSKAASKSSEKEAVARKAGASVNTKPATETGNGKAKTILKPASKAVSKEVPPDAYMSGNNASAGLRDRIEKPVVSKVSEVATKTTKPTPDAPSKGTLLTEAAILQMSDKDYMNGAQLAFFKARLQQLEIDLLKNAGETTEHLRETVLVPDPADRATIEEEHALELRTRDRERKLLKKVQQSIASIDAGEYGWCEETGEPIGIPRLLARPTATLSLEAQQRRELKQKLYGD is encoded by the coding sequence ATGAACGCAACCGTTACCAGATCCGCAACAAAAAGCGCCGCCGCCAAGGGAGCCGGCAAGCTGGCAACCAAAGCCGTCGTGCCGCCGACAGCGAAAACACCCGCCAAGACAGTCCAGCCGTCGAAAGAAACATCCGGAAAGACAGCAACCACAGCAACGAAATCAAAGGCAGCTTCCAAATCCTCCGAGAAAGAAGCCGTCGCCAGGAAAGCAGGCGCATCAGTCAACACAAAACCCGCAACGGAAACAGGAAACGGTAAAGCCAAAACGATACTGAAACCGGCGTCCAAGGCAGTTTCGAAAGAGGTTCCACCCGACGCGTATATGAGCGGCAACAATGCAAGTGCAGGATTAAGAGATAGAATTGAAAAACCCGTAGTTTCGAAAGTAAGCGAAGTGGCCACCAAAACAACTAAACCAACTCCCGATGCCCCATCCAAAGGTACGCTGTTGACCGAAGCGGCAATCCTGCAGATGAGCGACAAGGACTACATGAATGGCGCGCAACTGGCCTTCTTCAAGGCTCGTTTGCAGCAACTCGAGATCGATTTGCTGAAAAATGCCGGGGAGACCACCGAGCACTTGCGTGAAACCGTGCTGGTGCCGGATCCGGCAGACCGTGCGACGATCGAGGAAGAACACGCGCTCGAACTGCGCACACGCGATCGCGAACGCAAACTCCTCAAGAAAGTCCAGCAATCCATCGCCAGCATTGATGCCGGCGAATACGGTTGGTGCGAAGAAACCGGCGAACCGATCGGCATTCCGCGCTTGCTGGCCCGCCCGACGGCGACACTGTCGCTGGAAGCGCAGCAGCGCCGCGAACTCAAGCAGAAGCTGTACGGCGACTGA